TGAATTTAAATATAGCTATAAGGCAGATGAAGGTTTAACACCAGAGATTGTACGTCAAATTTCTATGGAAAAGAACGAACCGCAGTGGATGACTGATTTTAGGTTAAAGTCATTAGAATTATACAACAGCATTGCAGTACCGCCTTGGGGACCAGATATATCAGAGCTTGATATGGATAATATCGTAACCTATGTTAAGCCAAATACTGATATGAAGGGAACCTGGGAGGAAGTACCCGAGGATATAAAAAAGACCTTTGATTTACTTGGAATACCACAAGCTGAAAGAACTTCACTAGCAGGGGTTGGAGCACAGTACGATTCAGAGGTTGTTTATCACAGTATAAGAGAAGATCTAGTTAAAAAAGGTGTAGTTTATACTGATATGGAAACAGCAATAAAGGACTACGAGGATATAGTTAAAGAGTACTTTATGACTTGCGTTCCTCCAAGCGATCATAAATTTGCGGCACTTCACGGTGCAGTTTGGTCAGGTGGATCTTTTGTGTATGTGCCAGAAGGTGTAGAGGTTGATATACCGCTTCAATCCTATTTCAGACTTAATGCTCCAGGAGCAGGACAGTTTGAGCATACGCTAATAATAGTAGAAAAGGGTGCAAAGCTTCACTTTATAGAAGGGTGTTCAGCACCTAAGTATAATGTTAATAACCTTCATGCTGGTTGTGTAGAACTTTTCGTTAAGGAAGGTGCAAGACTTCGCTACAGCACAATAGAAAACTGGTCGAAGAATATGTATAATCTAAATACAAAGAGGGCTATAGTTGAAAAAGATGGTTTAATGGAATGGGTATCAGGATCTTTTGGATCAAAGGTTTCTATGCTTTATCCAATGACAATTTTAAAAGGTGAAAGAGCAAAAGCTGAATTTACAGGCATAACCTTTGCAGGAAAAGGTCAGCATTTAGATACAGGAGCTAAAATGGTGCATGCAGCACCTTATACTACTTCATCAATAAATTCAAAGTCTATATCAAAGGATGGAGGAATAGCGCTTTACAGAGGAGCTTTAAGAGTAGCGCCAAATGCGCATCACTCAAAATCCACAGTAACCTGTGAATCCTTAATGCTTGATAACAAATCAAAATCAGATACAGTACCAGTTATAGATTTAATGAACGATGAAGTTGATATCGGACACGAAGCTAAAATAGGAAGAATTAGCGATGAGGCTATTTTCTACCTAATGAGCAGAGGAATAAGTGAAGAGGAAGCAAAGGCAATGATAGTTAGAGGTTTCGTAGAACCAATAGCTAAAGAGCTTCCACTAGAATATGCAGTTGAAATGAATAACCTAATCAAGCTTGAGCTTGAAGGTACAATAGGATAGAAGGGGAGGGAAAATAAATGAATATAGGAAACAAAGCTCTAAATACCCTTCCAGTTATAACTTGGAGATGGCTAAAGGTTAACGAAGCAAAGCTTAAGGATTTCAAGGTTTCAGAAATTCCAGCGTACACTAAGCCTTATATTAGCTCTGAGAACTTTGAGGAAGTTATAGTTAAAAACATGAACTCAAATTTAAAGGTTTATGAAAATATAAAGTACTTTATAAATAAAGAAGAACACTATGGAGTATCAGAAGAATTTGTAGCACTTGGCGAAAAACATTACAATGCAGGCGTATTTGTTCATGCCCCAAGAAATACAAAAATAGATACACCAATAAGACTTGAGTATAAATTAGATGAAGAAAATTCTGCAGTAATTGATAATAATATAATTATTGCCGAGGAAAACAGCGAAGTAACAGTAGTTATCGACTACACAACTTCTGATGAGGTTGAAGCTTTCCACAATGGTGTAACAAAGGTTTATGCTAAAGACAATGCAGTGGTTAAGATAATAAAAATTCAGAGAATGAATAATAAATCCTATCATTTTGATTCTCACGTAGCCTACAGCGGCTACGGTGCAAAGGTTAATTGGATTCAGGTTGAGCTTGGAGCTAAAAACAGCGTAACTAATTTTATAAACAACTTAAATGAAGTAAGCAGTGAAGCAAATATCAGCTCAGTTTATTTAGCTGATGGTGAGAGAAATATAGACTTAAGCTATCTCATGAATCATAGAGGCAGAAGAAGCATAAGCAACATTGAAACTAGAGGAGCCTTAAAGGATAAGGCTAAGAAGGTGTTCAGAGGTACTCTTGATTTTAAGAGAGGTGCAAGCCGCTCAAAGGGAAGCGAAGAGGAATTTGCAATCCTTCTAGACAAGACAGTTAAATCAGATGCTATTCCACTTTTACTTTGTGAAGAGGATGATGTAGAAGGTATGCATGCTGCAAGTGCAGGGCAAATAGATGCTGATAAGCTTTTTTATCTGATGAGCCGTGGATTAGATGAAAGAGAAGCAAAGAAGCTTATAGTTGAAGCTTCCTTTACACCAATAATAGATAAAATTCCTCTGGAGGATTTAAGAGAAGCTATCGCAGAGGAAGTTCACAGGAGAATTGTAAATGCCTAACTTTAATGTAGAAGAATTGAGAAAGGATTTTCCTATCCTTTCTCAAAATGTACACGGCAAACCATTAGTATATCTTGATAACGCTGCAACAACTCATAAGCCAAATGCTGTGCTTGATGCTATGAGAAATTATCATCATCAGCACAATGGAAATCCACACAGAGGGGCACATTATCTTTCTGTTATGGCAACTGATGCTTATGAAAACACACGAGAAAAGGTTAGAAAGTTTATAAATGCTAAGTCTACTAAGGAAATAATCTTTACAAGAAATGCTACAGAATCTTTAAACCTTGTTGCTTATTCCTATGGAATGAACTTTATAAATGAGGGTGACGAAATAGTACTTTGCATATCAGAGCACCACAGCAATATAGTTCCATGGCAGCAGGTAGCAAAGGCTAAGGGTGCAGTGCTTAAATTTATGTATTTAAACTCTGACTTTAGATTGTCTATGGACGAGGTTAAAGCTAAGATAACAGATAAAACAAAATTAGTTGGAATTGCTCAAATGTCAAACGTTCTAGGAGTTATTTATCCAGTTAAAGAAATAGCTGAATATGCTCATTCAATGGGTGCAGTAGTTTTAGTTGATGGAGCTCAAAGCGTACCTCACATGAAGGTTGATGTTAGAGATATAAATGCAGACTTTTTTGTATTCTCAGGTCATAAAATGCTTGCGCCAATGGGCATTGGAGTGCTTTATGGCAAAAAGGAACTGCTTCAAAAAATGCCTCCATTTTTAATGGGCGGCGACATGATTGAATATGTAGAAGAACAGAAAACAAGCTATGCTGATTTACCTTTTAAATTTGAAGCAGGAACTCAAAATGTAGAAGGTGCAGTAGGATTATCAGCAGCTATAGATTATCTAGAAAACTTAGGCCTCTCAAATATTCATAAATATGAGCTTGAATTAACTGCCTATGCTCTGGAGGAAATGAGTAAAATACCATACATTAAAATTTATGGCCCAAGGGATATGGAAAACAGGGGTGGAGTAATATCCTTCAGTATAGAAGGTTGTCATCCTCATGACACTGCAAGCATAGTTGACACTTATGGGGTAGCAATAAGAGCAGGACATCACTGTGCACAGCCTTTAATGAAGCATTTAGGAGCGCCGGCAACTTCAAGAGCAAGCTTTTACTTCTACAACACAAAGGAAGAAGTTGATGTGTTCATAAACAGTATTAAAAATGTAAGGGGGTGGCTAGGTTATGGATCTTAGTCAAATATATACAGAGCTTATAATGGAGCATAGTCAAAGTACTCATAACAAAAGACACCTACATCATGCTGATGCTTGTGAGAGAGGACATAATCCTAGCTGCGGTGATGACATAGCTTTAGAGGTTAAGTTTAATGGAGATATTATAGAAGAAGCAGCCTTTACAGGCAGCGGCTGTGCTATATCCCAAGCTTCCACATCCATGATGATTGACCTTATAACAGGTAAATCCAAAGAGGAAGCGCTGGAATTGGTTGAAACCTTCATTGGTATGATTAAAAGAGAAATTACTGATGATGGACAGCTTGAAGTGCTTGAAGATGCTATTGTTTTAAAAAATATATCAAATATGCCTGCTAGAGTAAAATGTGCGGTACTCGCTTGGCATACCTTGAAAGAGGCAATAAATAATTAGCAGTAAAAGATTATGCAAAAGGCAGAAAAAGAAGCTGAAATATATAAAACCTGCTGTATGAGCTTATCATTAAGCAGGTTTTATATATTTCAGCTATAATTTTAATCATAACCAATTACTGAATAAATATAAAGTCATGAAGAGCATCTATTGTAGGCTTTTTATCCCACTTCATATAGTATAATCCGTCCTTAGGATTTGTATAATCATGAGCTGTACTGTCTGTCGGTATTCTAAATTGTACAGGTTTTGTTAACTTATTGGTAACTATATAAGATCCAAGACTTAGTATTTCACCTTTTCCCAAATTAGTTTCCACAAGTGGAAGAAGCTTATCTGTAATACTAACTAATTCAATAGGGTTTTTATCTGAAAACTTCCTCAAAATCTCTGAAATTACCCTTCGCTGTCTTTCAGTTCTTTCATAGTCATAGTTTCCAACATATCGTATTCTGGAATAAGCAACTGCCTGTTTTCCATTTAAGGTTTGGAGACCTGATTTTTTTATTGTAGTATATTTCTTTCCTCCAGAATTAGCCATACCTTTTTGATAGCCATTTATAAGATCAATTTCTTCAGCTTTAACATTAATTTCAACTCCACCTAGATAGTCTACTATTTTTTCCACATCAGAAAAATCCACTTTGACATAATCTTTTATATTCATATTAAAGCTTTGGTTTACAGTTTTAACCAAAAGCTGAGGACCGCCATAGGAATAAGCATACTTAAGCTTTGTATCACCAACTCCGTCAACATTAACAAGGCTATCTCTCATGATAGAGGTAAGTTTTAATTTTTTATTATACCTGTCTACAGTTGCAATTAAAATACTGTCAGCACTAAAGGCATTATTAACCTCCTTTGTTACATCAATACCCATAACCAATATATTAGAATAGTCCTTTTCAATGTCTGGGGAATTTTTGCCTGATGCATTTTTCAAAGCTTCATTGGCTGATTGTTTATAACCGTTCTCGTCTATACCCAGTGAATTTTCATCTAATTTTGCTGTTTTAAGTTTCCCAAGCTTGCTGTAGCCAAAAAAGCCAGCACCTAGGAATAGCACAAGAAACACAGCTGTTATAATTATAATTATTTTAGATTTTCTTTTCTTTCTATTAGCTCTAGACATAAAATAATCTCCTTTTACGTGTTAATGCAGCACAAATACATTATAAAATAGTTTGTGTAAAAAACACAGAAATATTTTTCAAAAGCACGAAACATAGTTGCGGCACATATTGAAAAGGATAAAATAAACTTTAAATGTTGACCAATTGCAGTATACTCCAATATAATGGTATAGTAAATTAATTTGAAGGGTGAAATAGTTAAAGGAGGACAGCAGATATAAAAGTAAACTTAAAGCGCCAGAACTTAAGAAGTAAAATTAAGTTGACGAGGTTGGGGAGTATCGAATCTTCGGCGGGTGCCCCACGGTATCGCACTACCGTTAACGGCTGATAAAGCTGAAAAGTGATTTTCAGTACAACATCAGTCTGGTGTTAAAGCCTTTCTTAATAAATAGATTGAGTCTTAGATTTTAAAACATACTATATCTAAGATTTGTTAAAGTTGTCTAAAAAATTAGGAATAAGAGAGGAAGAATATTATGTGCGGAATAGTAGGATATGTTGGAAAGAAAGAAGCGTCACCAGTTTTAATAAATGGTCTATCAAAGCTTGAATACAGAGGTTACGACTCAGCAGGAGTTGCAATCATTGAAAATAATAAATTAAAGATTTCAAAATGCAAGGGAAGACTTGCAAACCTTGAAGCAAAGCTTCAGCAAGAACCTATTCACGGAGCTGTAGGAATAGGTCATACAAGATGGGCTACACATGGAGAGCCATCAGATTTAAATTCCCATCCACATTCTAACGAAGATGAAACAATAAGCGTTGTTCATAATGGAATAATAGAAAACTATCTTCATTTAAGAGAATGGTTAACAAGCAAGGGCTATAAGTTCATGTCTGAAACAGATACAGAGGTTATACCTCACCTTGTAGACTATTATTACCAGGGAAACTTAGAAGATGCTGTAATGAAGGCTATATCAAAAATGGATGGAAGCTATGCTTTAGGCGTTGTCTCAACACATGAGCCAGGAAAGCTTGTAGCAGTAAGAAAAGACAGCCCGCTTATAGTTGGAGTAGGCAAGGATGAATTCTTTATAGCCTCAGATATCCCTGCAATATTAAATTACACAAGGGATGTATATCTTCTAAATGATAAGGAATTTGTTGTTATAACTCAAGACGGAATTAAGCTTCTTACAGAAGAAGGAGATATAATAAACAAGGATATCTTCCATGTAACCTGGAATGCAGATGCTGCTGAAAAGGGCGGTTATGAGCACTTCATGATTAAGGAAATACATGAGCAGCCAAAGGCTATAAGAGATACAATGACCTCTAGAATAGCTCTTGAAAAGCCAATAACCTTAGATAAGATAAGCCTAACTAAGGAGCAGCTTGAAAATATAGATAAAGTTTATATAGTTGCCTGCGGAACAGCTTATCATGCAGGCGTTGTAGGCAAGTATGCCATAGAGCAGCTTGCAAGAATACCAGTTGAGGTAGATATTGCTTCAGAATTTAGATATAGAAATCCAATAATAAATGAAAAAACTCTTATGATAGTAGTAAGCCAATCAGGTGAGACAGCGGATACTCTAGCTGCTTTAAGAGAAGCCAAGAAGCATGGAGCAAGAGTTATAGCTGTAACAAATGTTGTTGGAAGCTCAGCATCAAGAGAGGCTCATGATGTTCTATATACCTGGGCAGGACCAGAAATTGCAGTTGCATCAACAAAGGCTTATACAACTCAGTTAATAGCAATGTATATAATGGCTCTTTACTTTGCAGAGCAAAAAGGAACATTAAGCAGCGAAAGAATAGAAGAAATTAAGAAAGAAATGCTTCAGCTTCCTGAGAAAGCAGAAGAAACTTTAAAGCATAAGGATGTGCTTCAAAGATTTGCTTCAAAAACCTATATGCATAAAGATATGTTCTTCCTAGGAAGAGGTGTGGATTATGCAGTAGCTATGGAAGGTTCCTTAAAGCTTAAGGAAATTTCCTATATTCACTCAGAGGCCTATGCAGCAGGAGAGTTAAAGCACGGCACTATAGCTCTTATTGAAAATGGAACTGTAGTTATAGCTTTAGCAACACAAGATAACCTCTTTGAAAAGATGGTAAGCAATATAAAAGAAGTTAAGACAAGAGGCGCAAATGTGCTAGCCTTTGCTTTTGAAGGAAATAACGATATAGAAAAGACTGTAGATTCAGCTTTATATATACCAAAAACAGAAACAGTACTTGCACCAGTACTTTCAGTAATACCGCTTCAATTATTAGCTTACTACATGGCAGTTCAGAAGGGCTGCGATGTTGATAAGCCAAGGAATTTGGCCAAGAGCGTTACAGTTGAATAGTTAGGCTGGGTAGTTGGTAAGTTTTTTGAAATTGTTTATGCGGATTATAATTAATATTGTCACACATTATATTTAATCCTGTAACAAATTATGATAAAAAATATGTCACCAAATTTTAAGAAAAATAAGCTGAAACTCCCGTGTTTACGGGAGTTTCAGCTTATTTATTTTTAGAGCGTGATAAAAGTTACAGAAACAACAAACCTTATGATATATAATAATCTACAAGTTAGAGAATGATACATTTGAATTTAATGTAAATTTGTGAATAAAAAACGTTATAGTGCTAATAATGCATATTAAAAAATAAAGCTTCTTCATATCATCTTCATAACTGTATAATATAATAATCAATATCAGATGAAGATGCACATCAAAAGGAGGAAACATATGTTTAATTCGAAATATTTCAAACTTATAGGAAGCTCTGTGGTGTTAACTTTGACTCTTGCAGCCTGCAGCAGCACTGTAAAAAATAATACTCAAGCACCTAAAATATCAGAACAGAATAAAGCTGAAACTAAGGTAGAGCAAAAGGTTCCAGCTTATATATATACAGCAAATGAAAGTGGAAGTATATCTAAAATAGATGTAGCTACCAATAAAGTTGTTGAAACCTTTAAAGACGAAGGCTCTCCACATAATGTTCAAGTATCACCAGATGGTAAAGTTTTTGCTTATACATCTGCAGTTAAGATGGCAAAAGGTCAAACAGAACATGGTGCTATGAGCATGAATGGGTCAGCAGTATTTTATGATGTAGAAACAGGAAAGCAAATTAGGAAAGTTGAAGTAGGTAAGCATCCAGCCCATATAGTGTTTACTGAGGATGGAAAGTATGCAATAGTTACTAATAACGAAGATAATAACGTATCTATAATTGATGCAAAGACTTATAAGTTAATTAATAACGTTATAGTTGGAAAAGGACCACATGGTTTTAGAATTTCTGCTGACAGCCAATACGCATATATAGCTAATATGGGTGAAGATACAGTAAGTATTGTTGACATCACTAATATTAAAGAAGTTAAAAAGATAAAAGTAGGTAAGACTCCAGTAACTACTGGATTAACTAGTGATGGTAAGACCCTAGTAGCAACAGTTAATGCTGAAAACTATCTAGCCGTAGTAGACTTATCTACAGATAAAATTGAAAAGATAGCTGTAGGAGTAGGACCAGCACAGGTATATTTATCAACAGATGATAAGTATGCATTTGTTGCAAATCAAGGAACAGAGAAAGATCCTTCAAATACTATCACAAAAGTTAATTTAACAACTAAACAGGTTGTAGCTACAATAGAAGCAGGCAAGGGTGCTCATGGAGTAGTAGTAAGTCCTGATAATAAGTTTGTTTATGTAACTAATATGTATGAAGCAACAGTCAGCGTAATAGATAATGAAACAAATAAAGTGGTTGCGACCATACCAGTAGATGAAGAGCCAAATGGCATAAGTTTTAAAAAGTAGATATTTAGTCATATTAAAGACTTGGCAATTTAATTGTCAGGTCTTTAATATATTATAGGAAAAAATATTAATATGATAATTCAGAGTTTTAGGGAGATAATAAGTTTTGTGATAAAAAGTAAAAATACTAGGAGGAATTAATTATGCAAGCAACAATGGATATACCTGCTGTATCACTTATGCCAAAAGGAAACCCACATCAAACTTGTATAGACGCATGTATGAAATGTGTTCAAATTTGTGAAGAATGCTTTAATATGTGCCTACAAGAAGCAGATGTAAAAGCAAGAACAAGTTGCATAAAGACTCTTCAGGATTGTGCTGAAATTTGTTCTACAGCAGCATGTTTTATGTCAAGAGATAGTGGAAGTATAAAAGAAATATGCAATATATGTGCAACAATCTGCGAGAAATGTGCAACTGAATGTGATATGTTTAAAGATCAACATTGTAAGACTTGTGCAGACACTTGCAGACAATGTGCAACTGAATGCAGAAATATGGCTAAAATGTAATAGTCATTAGTTAAAGCAGCGTAAGTGTTACTCATTTAGGCTGCTTTATAATTTTTGCTTGATTAACAAGGAAAATATACAATAAAAGGAGAATAGAAGTGTATGTTAACAAAGGAGCCTGTAGAGCATGATAAAGGTCTAGACAACACTTTGGATTTTTTACAAGACGGTTATTTATACAAAAAGGTGTAGTAAATATCAGTCTGACTTGTTTGAAACTCATTTGATGGGGCAGAAAGTAATTTGCATGACAGGAGAGAAATTAGCAAAGTTATTTTACGACAATGAATGCAATTTTAACAAAGGAATGCTTGTTATTTTAGATTTATATGGAACAAACCATGATTCACAAATATGGGAGAACCCAGATGAATTTATTCCAGAGAGATTTAAAGAATGGAATGGTAACTTATTTGATTTTATCCCACAAGGTGGGGGAAATCCTTCTAATACACACCGTTGTCCAGGTGAAGGTATTAATATTGAAATTATGAAAGCAAGTATGGAGTTTTTGGTTAATAAGATTGACTTTGAAGTTCCGGATCAGGATTTAAGCTATAGTTTTGCAAAAGTGCCTACATTGCCTGAAAGTGGATTTATTATGAGTAATATTAAACGTAAAATGAAAATTGTGATTATATAAGTTAACTAAAACAAAGTCTGAGCATAATAACTCAGATTTTATTATTCTATCTTTTGCAGATTTTAAAAGTTAATCTCTAGCTTCTATGCGGGATCTAGAAATAAAATAGGTTATTATTACACCTAAAAATGAATGAGTAATCAAATCGGATATAATGGATGGACCACCCAATGACCAAGTTGGTATTACAGTACCTGATATTGAGAAAATAACATTCATAATAATCCAAAAAGAAACTCCCACAATTATTCCTGAAGTAAAGTAGTTAAAAATACTTTTATTATACAATATTAAAGATATAATCCAACCTGAAAAAGAAGTTGCTATTATATATATAATCCAACCTAATATGGTCGATGATCCTTCTGCACCTAAAAATAATCTAGAATATGATCCTACTGTATTTACAGGTGAAATACCTGACGTAAACAATAATTGATCGATGATAATTTTTATTACACCTCCACTAAAACCACCTACTAAACCAGAGAGTCCTCTTTTCATAAATAACATCTCCTTTAAAAGTTATTGAAATTATAAGTTTTTTCTGCTATCTCTTGTTAGTATTTTTAATTTGAAAGTTATTATGCCTAT
The genomic region above belongs to Clostridium swellfunianum and contains:
- the glmS gene encoding glutamine--fructose-6-phosphate transaminase (isomerizing) yields the protein MCGIVGYVGKKEASPVLINGLSKLEYRGYDSAGVAIIENNKLKISKCKGRLANLEAKLQQEPIHGAVGIGHTRWATHGEPSDLNSHPHSNEDETISVVHNGIIENYLHLREWLTSKGYKFMSETDTEVIPHLVDYYYQGNLEDAVMKAISKMDGSYALGVVSTHEPGKLVAVRKDSPLIVGVGKDEFFIASDIPAILNYTRDVYLLNDKEFVVITQDGIKLLTEEGDIINKDIFHVTWNADAAEKGGYEHFMIKEIHEQPKAIRDTMTSRIALEKPITLDKISLTKEQLENIDKVYIVACGTAYHAGVVGKYAIEQLARIPVEVDIASEFRYRNPIINEKTLMIVVSQSGETADTLAALREAKKHGARVIAVTNVVGSSASREAHDVLYTWAGPEIAVASTKAYTTQLIAMYIMALYFAEQKGTLSSERIEEIKKEMLQLPEKAEETLKHKDVLQRFASKTYMHKDMFFLGRGVDYAVAMEGSLKLKEISYIHSEAYAAGELKHGTIALIENGTVVIALATQDNLFEKMVSNIKEVKTRGANVLAFAFEGNNDIEKTVDSALYIPKTETVLAPVLSVIPLQLLAYYMAVQKGCDVDKPRNLAKSVTVE
- a CDS encoding four-helix bundle copper-binding protein, with the protein product MQATMDIPAVSLMPKGNPHQTCIDACMKCVQICEECFNMCLQEADVKARTSCIKTLQDCAEICSTAACFMSRDSGSIKEICNICATICEKCATECDMFKDQHCKTCADTCRQCATECRNMAKM
- a CDS encoding cytochrome D1 domain-containing protein is translated as MFNSKYFKLIGSSVVLTLTLAACSSTVKNNTQAPKISEQNKAETKVEQKVPAYIYTANESGSISKIDVATNKVVETFKDEGSPHNVQVSPDGKVFAYTSAVKMAKGQTEHGAMSMNGSAVFYDVETGKQIRKVEVGKHPAHIVFTEDGKYAIVTNNEDNNVSIIDAKTYKLINNVIVGKGPHGFRISADSQYAYIANMGEDTVSIVDITNIKEVKKIKVGKTPVTTGLTSDGKTLVATVNAENYLAVVDLSTDKIEKIAVGVGPAQVYLSTDDKYAFVANQGTEKDPSNTITKVNLTTKQVVATIEAGKGAHGVVVSPDNKFVYVTNMYEATVSVIDNETNKVVATIPVDEEPNGISFKK
- the sufU gene encoding Fe-S cluster assembly sulfur transfer protein SufU, with translation MDLSQIYTELIMEHSQSTHNKRHLHHADACERGHNPSCGDDIALEVKFNGDIIEEAAFTGSGCAISQASTSMMIDLITGKSKEEALELVETFIGMIKREITDDGQLEVLEDAIVLKNISNMPARVKCAVLAWHTLKEAINN
- the sufB gene encoding Fe-S cluster assembly protein SufB, which encodes MEEKLRKKTHIDDLDRGIYDVKNEFKYSYKADEGLTPEIVRQISMEKNEPQWMTDFRLKSLELYNSIAVPPWGPDISELDMDNIVTYVKPNTDMKGTWEEVPEDIKKTFDLLGIPQAERTSLAGVGAQYDSEVVYHSIREDLVKKGVVYTDMETAIKDYEDIVKEYFMTCVPPSDHKFAALHGAVWSGGSFVYVPEGVEVDIPLQSYFRLNAPGAGQFEHTLIIVEKGAKLHFIEGCSAPKYNVNNLHAGCVELFVKEGARLRYSTIENWSKNMYNLNTKRAIVEKDGLMEWVSGSFGSKVSMLYPMTILKGERAKAEFTGITFAGKGQHLDTGAKMVHAAPYTTSSINSKSISKDGGIALYRGALRVAPNAHHSKSTVTCESLMLDNKSKSDTVPVIDLMNDEVDIGHEAKIGRISDEAIFYLMSRGISEEEAKAMIVRGFVEPIAKELPLEYAVEMNNLIKLELEGTIG
- the sufD gene encoding Fe-S cluster assembly protein SufD, whose protein sequence is MNIGNKALNTLPVITWRWLKVNEAKLKDFKVSEIPAYTKPYISSENFEEVIVKNMNSNLKVYENIKYFINKEEHYGVSEEFVALGEKHYNAGVFVHAPRNTKIDTPIRLEYKLDEENSAVIDNNIIIAEENSEVTVVIDYTTSDEVEAFHNGVTKVYAKDNAVVKIIKIQRMNNKSYHFDSHVAYSGYGAKVNWIQVELGAKNSVTNFINNLNEVSSEANISSVYLADGERNIDLSYLMNHRGRRSISNIETRGALKDKAKKVFRGTLDFKRGASRSKGSEEEFAILLDKTVKSDAIPLLLCEEDDVEGMHAASAGQIDADKLFYLMSRGLDEREAKKLIVEASFTPIIDKIPLEDLREAIAEEVHRRIVNA
- a CDS encoding cysteine desulfurase, with the translated sequence MPNFNVEELRKDFPILSQNVHGKPLVYLDNAATTHKPNAVLDAMRNYHHQHNGNPHRGAHYLSVMATDAYENTREKVRKFINAKSTKEIIFTRNATESLNLVAYSYGMNFINEGDEIVLCISEHHSNIVPWQQVAKAKGAVLKFMYLNSDFRLSMDEVKAKITDKTKLVGIAQMSNVLGVIYPVKEIAEYAHSMGAVVLVDGAQSVPHMKVDVRDINADFFVFSGHKMLAPMGIGVLYGKKELLQKMPPFLMGGDMIEYVEEQKTSYADLPFKFEAGTQNVEGAVGLSAAIDYLENLGLSNIHKYELELTAYALEEMSKIPYIKIYGPRDMENRGGVISFSIEGCHPHDTASIVDTYGVAIRAGHHCAQPLMKHLGAPATSRASFYFYNTKEEVDVFINSIKNVRGWLGYGS
- a CDS encoding LCP family protein — translated: MSRANRKKRKSKIIIIITAVFLVLFLGAGFFGYSKLGKLKTAKLDENSLGIDENGYKQSANEALKNASGKNSPDIEKDYSNILVMGIDVTKEVNNAFSADSILIATVDRYNKKLKLTSIMRDSLVNVDGVGDTKLKYAYSYGGPQLLVKTVNQSFNMNIKDYVKVDFSDVEKIVDYLGGVEINVKAEEIDLINGYQKGMANSGGKKYTTIKKSGLQTLNGKQAVAYSRIRYVGNYDYERTERQRRVISEILRKFSDKNPIELVSITDKLLPLVETNLGKGEILSLGSYIVTNKLTKPVQFRIPTDSTAHDYTNPKDGLYYMKWDKKPTIDALHDFIFIQ